AGTTTTCTCTTCCCACGAACATTTCGATGCCGACCAGTTGGTCGAGCGTATGAAGCTGCAGAAAACCGGACGTCGTGTCAGCCGTTCGACCGTCTATCGAACCTTAGGTTGGTTGGAAGATGCAGGTCTGCTGCGAAAAGTCGCGCGGACCAATGACCGAGATGTATTCGAGCATGACTATGGCTACCCGCAGCACGATCATTTTATCTGTAAAAGCTGTGGGGAGCTGTTTGAATTCCAGAACGATGATATTGCGGAAATCCTGGAAAAGCTGGCAGATGAAATTAACTTCCGTATGAACGAACACCGACTTGAAGTCTACGGAATCTGCGATGAATGTTCCCGGCCTCCTCAACGTCGTCATAAAAAGCTGGATCTCATCTGAGCCCAATCTGCCAGCGATGATTTTTGCGAAATTGGCCCCCTGC
The sequence above is a segment of the Gimesia algae genome. Coding sequences within it:
- a CDS encoding Fur family transcriptional regulator encodes the protein MLNFESLEIAVSPTEKFREYLATKGMRLTQERELIVAEVFSSHEHFDADQLVERMKLQKTGRRVSRSTVYRTLGWLEDAGLLRKVARTNDRDVFEHDYGYPQHDHFICKSCGELFEFQNDDIAEILEKLADEINFRMNEHRLEVYGICDECSRPPQRRHKKLDLI